Genomic DNA from Candidatus Binataceae bacterium:
ATGCCGGGAACCCGCATCGAGCGCGATTTCCACGGTGACCATCGGAAGCTCATGGTTTTCCGAAACCAGCAGGGTCGCGCCGTTGGCGAGCGTCATCCGCTTGATCTCGAGCGCGTACGCGGGCCTCGTGCCCGCGGCTCCCGCCAGCATCAGGCAGCTTGCGAGGATGCTCTTGAGAATCCAGTTCCTGCGCCGGATCATCGCGCCACCTCGTCCGCCGTCAGATCGATGTGGCGCACCTGCCCGCCGCTCGGACCGCCGCCCATGGCGCCCTTGGGAAGCACCCCGGTGGGAACCAGCACGCCAGTCGTACGGTTGTCGCTGACCAGGTATTTGCGCGCTACGCGTTGCACGTCGGCCGCGGTGACCTTGTCGATACCGGGCAGGTAGGCATCCACCTGCCTGTAGTCACCGAGCATCTCGTAAATGCCAAGCAACATCGCTTGACGAAAAACCGAATCCTGTCCGAAAACGAATTGCGCCGCTTCCAGATTCTTCGCCTTCTGCAGCTCATCGGCGCTCACCGGGTGGTCGCGGAGTTCGGCAATCTCCTTGTCGACTTCCGCCAAAGCGTCCTCGGTTTTGACGCCGGGACGCATCTGGGCGGCGAACATGAAGAGGTTGGGGTCGAAGGAGGTCATGTCGAAACCGGCGTTGATTTCGATCACCATGCGCTTTTCCATGACCAGCCGCCGGTAAAGCCGCGCGCTTTTGCCATCGGCGAGCACTTCGCCCGCCACTTCCAGCGCGAAGGCGTCGCTGCCCACTTTGAGGTTAGGCACATGAAAACCTTCTTCAAATGCGGGCAGGTCGGCGGCGTGAAGCAGCTCAATCCTCCGCTCACCTCGCTGCTCCGGCTCGACGATTGGCATCGGCGGCGGCTTGGGTCCATTCTTGATTGCGGAAAAGGCCTCTTCGATTTGCTTCATGACCTGGTCGGCCTTGAAATCACCCACCGTCACGATCACCGCGTTCTGCGGCGAGTAGTAGATGCTGTGGTAGGCATAAACGTCGTCGAGGGTTAGACGCCGAATATCCTGCATCCATCCGATCACCGGCCAGTGGTAGGGATGCTCGACAAAAGCCGCCGCACGGGTCTGTTCGTCGAGCGCGTCTTCGGGCTTGTCCTCGGTCGACATCCGGCGTTCTTCCATCACCACCGCGCGCTCGGACTCGAACCCCTGGGGCGCGAAATTCGCCATCCGATCCGCCTCCAGCGAGATGGGCACATCGAGGTGATCCTTGTTGATGTTCACGAAATAGTTGGTGTAGTCGGAGGTGGTGAAGGCGTTGTCCATCCCGCCGTTTTCCTGAATGATGTTGGAGAACTCCTCGGGCCCGTATTTCTTGGTGCCGCGGAACATCAGATGTTCAAGCAGATGCGAGATACCGGTCCTGCCGAACTGCTCGTTGCGAGAACCCACATGGTAGAAGACGCTGAAGGTCGCAACCGGAGCCTTGT
This window encodes:
- a CDS encoding pitrilysin family protein — its product is MSTILSPISCRAAAAIAAALLFSTLTASLARAGMADAVKSKTLSNGLRVLVLENHKAPVATFSVFYHVGSRNEQFGRTGISHLLEHLMFRGTKKYGPEEFSNIIQENGGMDNAFTTSDYTNYFVNINKDHLDVPISLEADRMANFAPQGFESERAVVMEERRMSTEDKPEDALDEQTRAAAFVEHPYHWPVIGWMQDIRRLTLDDVYAYHSIYYSPQNAVIVTVGDFKADQVMKQIEEAFSAIKNGPKPPPMPIVEPEQRGERRIELLHAADLPAFEEGFHVPNLKVGSDAFALEVAGEVLADGKSARLYRRLVMEKRMVIEINAGFDMTSFDPNLFMFAAQMRPGVKTEDALAEVDKEIAELRDHPVSADELQKAKNLEAAQFVFGQDSVFRQAMLLGIYEMLGDYRQVDAYLPGIDKVTAADVQRVARKYLVSDNRTTGVLVPTGVLPKGAMGGGPSGGQVRHIDLTADEVAR